In the genome of Pseudoliparis swirei isolate HS2019 ecotype Mariana Trench chromosome 3, NWPU_hadal_v1, whole genome shotgun sequence, one region contains:
- the LOC130210644 gene encoding endosialin-like, which produces MSWWRVQKTFRSSRSFSSMPLLCVLWLLTLCLAPGSQGQRLREADGEQPAAGTQLAERDALCHPEGCYTVFLQKRTFREAGRSCRERGGTLATMHTHEAAGVVHELLSAIEGTRSRLRLWIGLHRPPRQCSSTRALRGFVWVTGDQDGQFTNWLREDTPGTCAAPRCVAMTVHTSESGQGSSDNFRWIDGSCALPLDGYVCQYNYKGMCSPLEDEGRGPAVYSTPFHLVSTLLTHVPYGSVAALPCPADGSDPEARAEQTVLCMERDDKTVGWSRDAPLCSSSAAPQNQDWCSEDHGCEQYCQNTDTDYYCYCSEGFTIDEDGYGCKPDPLSPTDPPELSADSAGPTDRPHIKEVCVEMGCEYDCVETLRGVRCTCPPGYQMGPGGRKCSDVDECQQQPCTQVCVNIPGTFHCTCYAGYQPDDDGECADIDECVFEDSCDGPCENTAGSFTCLCNPGYVLGSGGECVDEDECVGESPCQQQCLNYMGGYQCYCDSGYDLQSDGLTCQPSPDDGEYSTLTPDPSDFAHMPEWDPDHDIPWATSFTPDPNFEADTNFDVGWLTEAPEVLSPDMAHGSDNHLNQWDAVSPKRYPTVPSPTQKDNTGNEIDHEDETKTGGSDARDRGMADTANGSVTGTRQGEGSNVDSTEEAGADSAAGGRKHDKSWLLVALLVPLCVFLVVMLALGIVYCTSCAVDKSLSFSDCYRWLLPTTPPGRRDGKTQA; this is translated from the exons ATGTCTTGGTGGAGGGTGCAAAAGACCTTCAGGAGCAGTCGCAGCTTCAGCAGCATGCctctcctgtgtgtcctgtggctGCTGACGCTCTGTCTGGCTCCTGGAAGCCAAGGCCAGAGGCTGAGGGAGGCGGACGGGGAGCAGCCAGCAGCCGGCACTCAGCTGGCGGAGAGAGACGCGCTCTGCCACCCGGAGGGATGCTACACCGTCTTCCTCCAGAAGAGAACCTTCAGGGAGGCTGGGCGGAGCTGTCGGGAGCGAGGTGGGACCCTGGCAACGATGCATACCCACGAGGCAGCGGGTGTGGTCCACGAGCTGCTGTCGGCCATCGAGGGAACCAGGTCGAGGCTTCGCCTCTGGATCGGGCTGCACAGACCGCCACGCCAGTGCTCATCCACCCGAGCACTCAGAGGATtcgtctgggtcacag GAGACCAGGACGGCCAGTTCACCAACTGGCTCCGCGAGGACACCCCCGGGACGTGTGCGGCCCCCCGCTGTGTGGCCATGACCGTCCACACTTCTGAGAGCGGACAAGGGAGCAGTGACAACTTCCGGTGGATCGACGGCTCCTGCGCGCTGCCGTTGGATGGATACGTCTGCCAGTACAACTACAAAGGAATGTGTTCGCCGCTGGAGGACGAGGGCCGCGGTCCGGCGGTTTACTCTACCCCGTTTCACCTTGTCAGCACACTGCTGACCCACGTGCCCTATGGCTCCGTCGCTGCTCTACCGTGCCCCGCGGACGGCTCCGACCCGGAGGCTCGGGCTGAGCAGACGGTGCTGTGCATGGAGAGAGACGACAAGACAGTGGGCTGGTCCAGGGACGCCCCGCTGTGTTCATCCAGCGCAGCtccccagaaccaggactggTGCAGTGAGGATCACGGCTGTGAGCAGTACTGTCAGAACACGGACACGGACTACTACTGTTACTGCTCTGAGGGCTTTACGATAGACGAGGACGGGTACGGCTGCAAGCCGGATCCCCTGAGCCCAACGGACCCACCGGAATTATCCGCCGACTCTGCCGGTCCCACTGACCGGCCCCATATCAAAGAGGTCTGTGTGGAGATGGGGTGCGAGTACGACTGTGTGGAGACACTGCGGGGCGTCCGCTGCACATGCCCCCCCGGGTACCAAATGGGTCCAGGTGGCCGCAAATGCTCTGACGTCGACGAATGTCAACAGCAACCGTGCACGCAAGTGTGTGTCAACATCCCGGGCACCTTCCACTGCACCTGCTACGCCGGCTACCAGCCGGATGATGACGGCGAGTGCGCGGACATCGATGAGTGCGTCTTTGAGGACAGCTGCGACGGCCCTTGTGAAAACACAGCGGGCTCCTTCACATGCCTGTGTAACCCCGGGTACGTGTTGGGCAGCGGAGGAGAGTGTGTGGATGAAGATGAGTGTGTGGGGGAGTCACCCTGCCAGCAGCAGTGTCTCAACTATATGGGAGGGTACCAGTGTTACTGTGACAGCGGCTACGACCTGCAGTCAGATGGGCTGACCTGCCAGCCTTCGCCTGATGATGGAGAATATTCcactctgacccctgaccccagtGACTTCGCTCACATGCCCGAATGGGACCCTGACCACGATATTCCCTGGGCCACCTCATTCACCCCGGACCCAAACTTTGAAGCTGACACTAACTTTGATGTTGGCTGGCTGACAGAAGCCCCTGAAGTCCTCTCCCCTGACATGGCTCATGGTTCAGACAATCATCTGAACCAATGGGATGCCGTATCACCAAAGCGATATCCGACAGTCCCATCCCCAACGCAAAAAGACAACACGGGGAACGAAATTGACCACGAGGATGAAACTAAGACTGGAGGCAGTGACGCTCGCGATAGGGGGATGGCTGACACTGCAAATGGCTCAGTCACTGGAACAAGGCAGGGCGAGGGATCTAACGTGGATAGCACAGAGGAGGCGGGGGCTGATTCCGCTGCAGGTGGCAGGAAGCATGACAAGAGCTGGTTACTGGTGGCCCTGCtggtgcctctgtgtgtgttcctcgtAGTGATGCTGGCTCTGGGGATCGTCTACTGCACCAGCTGTGCTGTGGACAAGAGCCTGAGCTTCTCAGACTGCTATCGCTGGCTACTCCCTACAACGCCTCCTGGCAGGAGGGACGGCAAAACCCAAGCATGA